In Bradyrhizobium lablabi, one DNA window encodes the following:
- a CDS encoding MAPEG family protein yields the protein MYHFTALVTCLAILFYFFTTIQVSKARAKFGIKVPAISGNPDFERVFRVQMNTLEWMPIFLPSLWLFAIYLSDPFAAVLGLVWIAGRFLYLTGYSEAANKRGRGFAIQASAAMILWLGALGAILWRLVHG from the coding sequence ATGTATCACTTCACGGCGCTCGTCACTTGCCTCGCTATCCTGTTTTATTTCTTCACCACCATTCAGGTGTCGAAGGCACGTGCCAAATTCGGCATCAAAGTGCCGGCCATCTCGGGCAATCCCGATTTCGAGCGGGTGTTTCGCGTGCAGATGAACACACTGGAATGGATGCCGATTTTCCTCCCCTCGCTCTGGCTGTTCGCGATCTATCTCAGCGACCCGTTCGCCGCCGTGCTTGGCCTCGTCTGGATCGCCGGCCGCTTCCTCTACCTGACCGGCTATTCGGAAGCCGCCAACAAGCGCGGGCGCGGCTTTGCGATTCAGGCCAGCGCCGCCATGATCCTTTGGCTCGGCGCGCTGGGCGCGATCCTCTGGCGCCTCGTCCATGGCTGA
- a CDS encoding lipocalin-like domain-containing protein, which yields MSGNPQITRRAFAAGLALAGLGGKGALAQGFAGLGMSGEGFAPVTPGKIFSFPEDHGPHPEFRIEWWYVTANLTDTSGAAYGAQWTLFRQAMRPGAQQEGWANQQVWMAHAAVTRGDTHRASEKFARGGIGQAGVEAKPFLAWIDAWEMRGIEPMRDDMIAPLELKASGADFVYALRLDADHALVLQGAAGYSKKSDRGQASYYFSQPFFKASGRIVIDDKPVGVSGQAWMDREWSSQPLASDQTGWDWFSLHFASGEKLMLFRLRQTDSNHYASGNWILPDGKTEQIASADIHMTPKTSVEVAGRQIPVDWDIAIPRLKLSIASVPLNAKSWMGTSFPYWEGPISFGGSHSGVGYLEMTGY from the coding sequence ATGAGCGGTAACCCTCAAATAACCCGCCGCGCCTTTGCGGCCGGCCTTGCGCTTGCCGGGCTAGGCGGCAAGGGCGCGCTTGCGCAGGGCTTTGCCGGGCTCGGCATGAGCGGGGAAGGGTTTGCGCCGGTCACGCCGGGCAAGATCTTCAGCTTTCCGGAAGATCACGGCCCGCATCCGGAGTTTCGGATCGAATGGTGGTATGTGACGGCTAATCTGACGGATACGAGCGGCGCGGCCTATGGCGCGCAGTGGACCTTGTTTCGTCAGGCGATGCGGCCGGGCGCGCAACAGGAAGGCTGGGCCAATCAACAGGTATGGATGGCCCACGCGGCCGTCACGCGCGGCGACACCCACCGTGCAAGCGAGAAATTTGCCCGCGGCGGCATCGGCCAGGCCGGGGTCGAGGCAAAACCTTTTCTCGCCTGGATCGATGCCTGGGAAATGCGCGGGATTGAGCCGATGCGCGATGACATGATTGCGCCGCTTGAATTGAAAGCATCCGGCGCGGATTTTGTCTATGCGCTGCGGCTCGATGCCGATCACGCGCTGGTGCTGCAGGGCGCGGCCGGCTACAGCAAAAAATCCGATCGCGGACAGGCCTCGTATTATTTCAGCCAGCCTTTTTTCAAGGCAAGCGGCCGCATCGTCATCGACGACAAGCCCGTTGGGGTCTCAGGCCAAGCCTGGATGGACCGCGAATGGAGCAGCCAGCCGCTGGCGTCGGATCAAACCGGATGGGACTGGTTCTCGCTGCATTTCGCTTCGGGCGAGAAGCTGATGCTATTTCGATTGCGCCAGACCGACAGCAACCATTACGCATCCGGCAACTGGATTTTGCCGGACGGCAAGACCGAACAAATCGCGTCCGCCGATATCCACATGACACCCAAGACTTCGGTCGAGGTCGCAGGCCGCCAGATTCCGGTTGACTGGGACATCGCGATCCCCCGCCTTAAGCTGTCGATTGCATCCGTCCCGTTGAATGCGAAGAGCTGGATGGGAACGAGCTTTCCCTACTGGGAAGGCCCGATCAGTTTTGGCGGCAGCCACAGCGGCGTTGGATATCTGGAGATGACAGGCTATTGA
- a CDS encoding ABC transporter permease, whose translation MSRVVWILAVLLSHWRRHPMQLATLLIGLICATALWSGVQALNQQARLSYDRAAAAFGGTRTATLVGRQGTTFPQKLFVDLRRAGWPVSPVLEGRIQIGGRPLRLLGIEPVTIPAEVGNAPAIGKAGLQSFVTPPGEMLVAPETLTDLNLPEGATAAASDGTVLPPLHVQPQLVPGVVVVDIGIAQRLLKMPDQVSRLLLGKAKGARAPLASVVGDKLGLVEPDAETDLARLTDSFHLNLTAFGLLSFVVGLFIVNSAIGLAFEQRLPMLRTLRACGVSARMLNAVLVAELVSLALAAGIVGLVCGYLIAASLLPDVAASLRGLYGAQIPGQLTLRGEWWIAGMLISVAGALVAAATSLLKAIRLPMLAAAQPYAWQQAQRRWLIFQSALALAVLVAACLLLWYGDSLVSGFAVLAALLLGAALGLPAILELVLSFGQRRADRALAIWFWADSRQQLSGLSLALMALLLALAVNVGVGTMVESFSRTFVSWLDGRLAADVYVNAADNAQAAEIRAWLRERPEVEAILPGGRAEAQINGAPIEVLGLADSATLRDHWPLLEASANAWIRLRPGDSCFISEQLARRSNLAIGDTVEVPAPGGNWALKIVGIYADYGNPKGQIAVNFAALTRRFPGIPLTRLGLRVAPPAVPALISSLQEKFGLDGRNLLDQATLKAESTRIFNRTFAVTAALNAFTLGVAGVALLTSLLTLSNSRLPQLAPLWAIGITRRRLAAIELLKTMSVALITTLLALPLGLLVAWCLIAVVNVKAFGWRLPFHVFPLQLIELLSVAMAAALLAALLPVIRLARMQPANLVKIFANER comes from the coding sequence ATGAGCCGCGTGGTATGGATTCTGGCGGTACTCCTCAGCCATTGGCGGCGGCATCCGATGCAGCTTGCGACCTTGCTGATCGGATTGATTTGCGCGACCGCGCTGTGGAGCGGCGTGCAGGCGCTGAACCAGCAGGCGCGATTGAGTTACGACCGCGCGGCGGCCGCGTTCGGCGGCACGCGAACCGCCACGCTGGTCGGTCGTCAAGGAACGACGTTCCCGCAAAAGCTCTTTGTCGACCTGCGCCGCGCCGGCTGGCCGGTGTCGCCCGTGCTCGAGGGCCGGATTCAAATCGGCGGCCGGCCGCTTCGGCTATTGGGGATCGAACCGGTCACCATCCCCGCGGAAGTCGGCAATGCGCCGGCGATTGGAAAAGCCGGCCTGCAATCCTTCGTCACCCCGCCCGGCGAAATGCTGGTAGCGCCGGAGACGCTGACCGACCTCAACCTGCCGGAAGGCGCAACGGCGGCCGCAAGCGACGGTACCGTGCTGCCGCCGCTGCACGTGCAACCGCAATTGGTGCCGGGCGTGGTGGTGGTCGATATCGGCATCGCACAGCGGCTTCTCAAAATGCCGGATCAGGTTTCCCGGCTTTTGCTCGGCAAGGCCAAAGGCGCGCGCGCACCATTAGCAAGCGTTGTAGGCGACAAGCTCGGCCTGGTCGAACCGGATGCGGAGACCGATCTCGCGCGCCTCACCGACAGTTTTCACCTGAATCTGACCGCATTCGGCCTGCTGTCATTTGTGGTCGGACTGTTCATCGTCAATTCCGCGATTGGTCTGGCATTCGAACAGCGCCTGCCGATGCTGCGAACCCTGCGCGCCTGCGGCGTGTCGGCCCGCATGCTCAACGCCGTGCTGGTGGCCGAACTGGTATCGCTGGCGCTTGCGGCGGGCATCGTGGGATTGGTCTGCGGCTATTTGATTGCGGCCTCGTTGCTGCCCGACGTCGCCGCGTCCTTGCGCGGGCTCTATGGTGCGCAAATTCCCGGTCAGTTGACGCTGCGCGGCGAATGGTGGATCGCCGGAATGCTCATCAGCGTCGCCGGCGCGCTGGTGGCGGCGGCCACCAGCCTTTTGAAGGCGATCCGGCTTCCCATGCTGGCGGCAGCCCAGCCCTATGCCTGGCAACAAGCACAGAGGCGCTGGCTGATTTTCCAAAGCGCGCTGGCGCTCGCCGTGCTCGTCGCCGCTTGTCTTCTGTTGTGGTACGGCGATTCGCTGGTCTCAGGGTTTGCCGTGCTGGCGGCCTTGCTGCTGGGCGCGGCGCTCGGCCTGCCCGCGATCCTGGAATTGGTATTGTCATTCGGCCAGCGGCGCGCCGATCGCGCGCTCGCGATATGGTTCTGGGCCGACAGCCGGCAGCAGCTTTCGGGATTGTCGCTGGCGCTGATGGCACTGTTGCTGGCGCTCGCGGTCAATGTCGGGGTCGGCACCATGGTCGAAAGCTTCAGCCGAACGTTTGTCAGTTGGCTGGACGGACGGTTGGCGGCGGATGTCTATGTCAACGCCGCCGACAATGCGCAGGCCGCCGAGATCAGGGCGTGGCTCCGCGAGCGTCCCGAGGTCGAGGCGATCCTCCCCGGCGGCCGGGCCGAGGCGCAGATCAATGGCGCCCCGATTGAAGTTTTGGGTCTCGCTGACAGCGCCACCTTGCGGGATCATTGGCCGCTGCTGGAGGCAAGCGCCAACGCCTGGATCCGCCTTCGTCCCGGCGATAGCTGTTTCATCAGCGAGCAACTGGCCCGGCGCTCAAACCTCGCAATCGGCGATACCGTCGAGGTGCCCGCGCCGGGCGGAAATTGGGCGCTTAAGATCGTCGGCATCTACGCCGATTACGGCAATCCCAAGGGACAGATCGCCGTCAATTTCGCGGCGTTGACCCGCCGTTTTCCCGGGATTCCATTGACGCGACTGGGTTTGCGGGTGGCACCGCCCGCGGTGCCGGCGTTGATATCGTCGCTGCAGGAAAAGTTCGGTCTCGATGGCCGCAACCTCTTGGATCAGGCCACGCTGAAAGCCGAATCGACGCGGATTTTCAACCGGACGTTTGCGGTGACCGCGGCGTTGAACGCTTTTACCCTGGGGGTCGCCGGTGTGGCGCTGCTGACCAGTCTGCTGACCCTGAGCAATTCCCGCCTGCCCCAGCTTGCGCCGCTCTGGGCGATCGGAATCACCCGGCGCCGGCTGGCGGCGATCGAACTATTGAAGACCATGTCGGTGGCGCTGATCACCACCCTGCTGGCGCTGCCGCTCGGTCTATTGGTGGCCTGGTGCCTGATCGCGGTGGTGAATGTGAAGGCTTTTGGCTGGCGGCTGCCGTTTCATGTCTTTCCGCTGCAATTGATCGAATTGCTGAGCGTGGCGATGGCGGCGGCGCTGTTGGCTGCGCTGCTTCCCGTCATACGACTGGCGCGCATGCAGCCGGCGAACCTGGTCAAGATTTTTGCCAATGAGCGGTAA
- a CDS encoding ABC transporter ATP-binding protein, whose translation MLSVRDLTKTYRSAGEQIEVLRGVNLSIAAGERVALTGESGSGKSTLLHLIAGLDRPDGGEIRIADASLTDLSDSGRAALRRDRLGLVFQQFNLIPSLTVEDNLAFQSRIAGCHDAAWHGELVERLGLGALLRRYPEQLSGGQQQRVAIGRALAIKPLLLLADEPTGNLDEATADGVLALARDLVARTGCGFLMVTHSVRLAATLDRQINLHAGLIA comes from the coding sequence GTGCTGAGCGTTCGCGATCTGACCAAGACCTATCGTTCCGCCGGAGAGCAGATCGAGGTGCTCCGCGGCGTCAATCTGAGCATCGCCGCCGGCGAGCGCGTCGCGCTGACCGGAGAATCCGGCAGCGGCAAGAGCACGCTGTTGCATCTGATCGCGGGGCTGGATCGACCCGATGGCGGCGAGATCAGGATCGCCGACGCGTCCCTGACCGATCTCTCCGATTCCGGCCGCGCGGCGCTGCGGCGTGACCGGCTAGGGCTGGTGTTTCAACAGTTCAACCTGATCCCGAGCCTGACGGTTGAGGATAACCTCGCATTTCAATCGCGCATCGCCGGCTGTCACGATGCCGCCTGGCATGGCGAACTGGTGGAGCGACTGGGCTTGGGCGCTTTGCTCCGGCGCTATCCCGAGCAATTGTCCGGCGGCCAGCAGCAGCGGGTCGCGATCGGCCGGGCGCTTGCGATAAAACCGCTGTTGCTGCTCGCCGACGAGCCCACCGGCAATCTCGACGAGGCAACCGCGGACGGCGTTCTCGCGCTGGCGCGCGATCTGGTGGCGCGGACCGGCTGCGGTTTCCTGATGGTGACGCACTCCGTGCGGCTTGCCGCGACCCTCGACCGGCAGATCAATCTTCATGCGGGGCTGATCGCATGA
- a CDS encoding class I SAM-dependent methyltransferase translates to MTGSIHRRANLIGVLASLAMLGGWGSVAIAAEGVKSPDYEAIVAAPDRSDADRQTDLRRQPAKMLAFTGARPGMQVLDMDANAGYSTELLARAVAPDGVVYAQDSAEVIERFVKDKFDIRAQKPAMKNVVHVVRNFDDPIPPDVNGLDLITFFFAYHDVTYMAVDRAVMNKKMFAALKPGGFLVIADHSARPGDGTNVGKTLHRIEESTLRQEIEAAGFKLVSEADFLRHPEDPRDAAVFHPPVPVDEFVLKYQKPL, encoded by the coding sequence ATGACCGGATCGATCCATCGCCGCGCGAACCTGATCGGCGTGCTTGCCTCGCTTGCCATGCTCGGGGGATGGGGTTCGGTCGCAATTGCGGCCGAGGGCGTCAAGTCGCCGGACTACGAAGCCATTGTCGCCGCGCCGGACCGCAGCGATGCCGACCGGCAGACCGATCTGCGCCGGCAGCCCGCCAAGATGCTCGCCTTCACCGGCGCGAGGCCGGGCATGCAGGTGCTGGATATGGACGCCAACGCCGGCTACAGCACGGAGTTATTGGCGCGTGCGGTAGCGCCGGATGGCGTGGTGTATGCGCAGGATTCGGCTGAAGTCATCGAGCGCTTCGTCAAGGACAAGTTCGATATCCGCGCGCAAAAGCCCGCCATGAAGAATGTCGTCCATGTCGTCAGGAATTTCGACGATCCCATCCCGCCGGACGTGAATGGGCTCGATCTGATCACGTTTTTCTTTGCCTATCACGACGTGACCTACATGGCCGTCGATCGCGCCGTGATGAACAAGAAGATGTTCGCAGCGCTAAAGCCCGGTGGCTTCCTGGTCATCGCCGACCATTCGGCGCGCCCCGGCGATGGCACCAATGTCGGCAAAACCCTGCATCGCATCGAAGAAAGCACGCTGCGCCAGGAGATCGAGGCGGCCGGGTTCAAGCTCGTGAGCGAAGCCGATTTCCTGCGCCATCCCGAAGATCCGCGGGACGCAGCGGTATTCCATCCGCCGGTCCCGGTCGATGAATTCGTGCTGAAATATCAGAAGCCCCTGTGA
- a CDS encoding MFS transporter → MTTQPTPKGAWKITFLLFLFMLVNFADKIVVGLAGVPIMTELKLEPDQFGTLGSSFFLLFSISAIAVGFIVNRVATRWVLLVLAAIWALAQFPMVGTVGFTTLLICRVILGAGEGPAASVAIHSVYKWFPDEKRGLPTAILSQGSAFGVILAVPSLNWLIVNYSWHYAFGALGVVGLLWVAAWLVLGKEGPLVQTVATGTAEPRIPYSRLLTSRTFVGCCAATFGAYWALSLGLTWFTPFIVKGLGFSQTDAGWISILPWVFGAVIVLLTGWISQVLMARGVCTRNARGVLGSVPLIVGGSIIALLPHVQGVGLQIALLVTGSGLCGSIYVVCPPMLGEFTPVSQRGAVIAIYGAIYTLAGIMAPKVMGSVIQGAAVPLDGYMTGFTINAVILVTSGLLGLLLLWPNTERARLMGEEVTQPKFA, encoded by the coding sequence ATGACCACGCAACCGACGCCCAAAGGCGCCTGGAAAATCACATTCCTGCTGTTTCTCTTCATGCTGGTCAATTTCGCCGACAAGATCGTGGTCGGACTCGCGGGTGTGCCGATCATGACCGAGTTGAAGCTCGAGCCGGATCAGTTCGGTACATTAGGCTCGTCGTTCTTCCTCCTGTTTTCGATCTCGGCGATCGCGGTCGGCTTTATCGTCAATCGCGTCGCCACGCGCTGGGTTCTGCTGGTTCTCGCGGCGATATGGGCGCTGGCGCAGTTCCCGATGGTTGGAACGGTCGGGTTCACGACGCTATTGATCTGCCGGGTGATCCTTGGCGCCGGCGAGGGTCCGGCGGCGTCGGTCGCGATCCACTCGGTCTACAAATGGTTTCCCGACGAGAAGCGAGGGCTACCCACCGCGATCCTGTCGCAGGGATCTGCATTCGGCGTGATCCTCGCGGTGCCGTCGCTGAACTGGCTGATCGTCAATTATAGCTGGCACTACGCGTTCGGCGCGCTCGGTGTCGTCGGCCTGTTGTGGGTCGCGGCGTGGCTGGTGCTGGGCAAGGAGGGTCCGCTGGTGCAAACCGTCGCGACGGGGACCGCCGAACCCCGGATTCCCTATTCCCGGCTTCTGACCTCGCGGACCTTCGTCGGCTGCTGCGCGGCGACATTCGGCGCCTATTGGGCATTGTCGCTTGGCCTCACTTGGTTCACGCCGTTCATCGTCAAGGGGCTCGGTTTCTCTCAAACCGACGCGGGCTGGATTTCGATCCTGCCATGGGTGTTCGGCGCCGTCATTGTGCTGCTCACCGGGTGGATTTCGCAGGTTTTGATGGCGCGCGGGGTTTGCACCCGCAACGCGCGCGGGGTGCTCGGCTCGGTCCCGCTGATTGTCGGCGGATCAATCATCGCGCTGCTGCCGCATGTCCAGGGCGTCGGGCTGCAGATCGCGCTGCTGGTGACCGGCTCCGGGCTGTGCGGATCGATCTATGTGGTCTGTCCGCCGATGCTCGGCGAATTTACGCCGGTGTCGCAGCGCGGCGCCGTGATCGCGATCTATGGCGCGATCTACACGCTCGCCGGCATCATGGCTCCAAAGGTGATGGGCAGCGTGATCCAGGGCGCGGCGGTGCCGCTCGACGGCTACATGACGGGCTTCACCATCAACGCCGTCATCCTGGTGACGTCGGGATTGCTCGGCCTGTTGCTGCTGTGGCCCAACACCGAGCGCGCGCGGCTGATGGGCGAGGAAGTGACGCAGCCGAAATTTGCGTGA
- a CDS encoding DUF2147 domain-containing protein, whose amino-acid sequence MKILRLGLGLGLASTVFLLTTSLGLADEILGTWLRDSGDEQVRFGPCGNAICGDVVWLKPGSDLNAKVGKRLFFDVRPSGANSWTGKAASSDTGSTYSGKMSVEGSTLTTSGCIAGGLICKSANWKRVP is encoded by the coding sequence ATGAAAATTCTGCGTCTCGGCTTGGGTCTCGGCTTGGCTTCGACGGTATTCCTGCTGACCACAAGTCTCGGACTCGCAGACGAAATTCTCGGCACCTGGTTACGCGACAGTGGTGATGAGCAAGTCAGGTTCGGACCGTGTGGTAACGCCATCTGCGGAGACGTTGTGTGGCTGAAACCCGGTTCGGATTTGAATGCCAAAGTCGGCAAGCGGCTGTTCTTCGACGTGCGGCCCAGTGGAGCTAATTCCTGGACCGGCAAAGCCGCCAGCTCCGACACCGGGTCAACCTATTCAGGCAAAATGTCTGTTGAAGGCTCTACCCTCACCACTTCGGGCTGCATCGCCGGCGGACTGATCTGCAAGTCGGCCAATTGGAAGAGAGTGCCTTGA
- a CDS encoding MipA/OmpV family protein, giving the protein MRKTVLPANTAPRQQQHDLLRAAALVALILVPSAATADPLVTLPAPPFELPMLPPVSGTWTVMVGAGGEYKPDFEGAKRSMLSPVPIFAIRRAGSVDQFRGPRDSASIALIDFGDLRAGPAGKFVSSRKANSYSELNGLGDVKTTIELGGFVEYYPVDWFRTRGELRQGIGGHKGVVADLSADFIVPVIQRFTVSAGPRFTWETTKATSPYFGIDAAQAMATGLPIFNAKGGAHSAGAGAQVSYRIDPQWEVHAYVEYQRLLGDAAKSPLVTVRGSPNQTTVGIGASYSFDVKIR; this is encoded by the coding sequence ATGCGCAAGACAGTTCTTCCAGCCAATACCGCTCCTCGGCAACAGCAACACGATCTTCTCCGGGCCGCCGCGCTGGTGGCATTGATACTCGTGCCATCTGCGGCAACGGCGGACCCATTGGTCACGTTGCCGGCTCCGCCTTTCGAATTGCCGATGTTGCCGCCGGTGTCCGGCACCTGGACCGTCATGGTCGGCGCGGGGGGCGAATACAAACCCGATTTCGAGGGCGCCAAACGGAGCATGCTCAGCCCGGTCCCGATTTTTGCCATCCGCCGTGCCGGCTCGGTGGACCAGTTTCGCGGGCCGCGCGACAGCGCAAGCATCGCGCTGATCGACTTTGGCGACCTTCGGGCCGGCCCCGCCGGCAAGTTCGTGTCGTCACGAAAAGCCAACAGCTATTCCGAACTGAATGGCCTCGGCGACGTCAAAACCACGATCGAACTCGGCGGCTTCGTCGAATATTATCCGGTCGACTGGTTCCGCACGCGCGGCGAACTCCGCCAGGGTATTGGCGGCCACAAGGGCGTCGTTGCCGACCTCTCGGCGGACTTCATCGTGCCGGTGATTCAGCGCTTCACGGTCTCGGCCGGACCGCGCTTCACCTGGGAAACCACCAAAGCGACCTCGCCCTATTTTGGCATCGACGCCGCGCAGGCGATGGCGACCGGGCTGCCGATATTCAACGCCAAGGGCGGCGCGCACTCGGCCGGCGCCGGCGCCCAGGTGTCCTACCGGATCGATCCGCAATGGGAAGTCCATGCCTATGTCGAGTACCAGCGGTTGCTCGGCGACGCCGCCAAAAGCCCTCTGGTGACCGTTCGAGGCTCACCGAACCAGACGACGGTTGGCATCGGCGCCTCCTATTCATTCGACGTCAAAATACGATAG
- a CDS encoding class I SAM-dependent methyltransferase encodes MAWINDEPNRLAIDALDPRPGETVLEFGFGPGWGLRTIAARAHGARVYGVDQSARMLGQAKRMNEVAISRGRMVLVRGDFRPLPWIDEMFHKILLVNVVYFFDTDGRDISEVYRVLRSGGRLVIYVTSRETMEKWPFAGPETHRTFDAHDLARLLENAGFSRSHITIMHAELALGVKGLIAVAEKSTRSIRSDAMHGIAALAP; translated from the coding sequence ATGGCCTGGATCAATGACGAGCCAAACCGGCTGGCTATCGATGCCCTCGACCCCAGGCCAGGGGAGACGGTCCTTGAATTCGGCTTTGGCCCCGGTTGGGGTCTCCGAACCATCGCGGCGCGTGCCCACGGCGCCCGGGTCTACGGCGTGGACCAATCGGCCCGGATGCTCGGGCAAGCCAAACGCATGAATGAGGTGGCAATATCCCGGGGTCGAATGGTGCTGGTGCGTGGAGACTTCAGGCCGCTGCCCTGGATCGACGAGATGTTCCACAAAATTTTGCTGGTAAACGTTGTTTACTTCTTCGACACCGACGGCCGCGACATTTCAGAAGTCTACCGCGTGCTGCGATCGGGCGGCCGTCTCGTCATCTACGTGACTTCGCGGGAGACGATGGAAAAATGGCCGTTTGCCGGACCCGAGACACACCGAACCTTCGACGCACACGATCTTGCCCGTCTTCTAGAGAACGCTGGATTTAGCCGTTCGCACATAACCATCATGCATGCCGAGCTCGCGCTCGGTGTCAAAGGCCTGATCGCCGTCGCCGAAAAGTCCACGCGCTCGATACGGTCCGATGCAATGCACGGCATCGCGGCGTTGGCACCGTGA
- a CDS encoding tetratricopeptide repeat protein — MKSRISLLSLITLLVASPYTLSSQAADALSPDVRRLQTKWETIKFGVPEGDEQTKQMNALGEEADAVAAHSPGIPEALIWDGIITSERASLASTFYALGFAKRARDILEQAYNMDPARMDAGATTSLGVLYYRVPGFPIGFGDKAKARQLLEQAVKLAPNGLDAWYFYGDFLYTQNEYPKAIEVFQHALKIPQHPDRPLWDKNRRLVIEELIAKIEEKR, encoded by the coding sequence TTGAAATCCCGCATATCGCTTTTGTCATTGATCACCCTGCTCGTCGCAAGTCCCTACACGCTTTCCAGCCAGGCTGCGGACGCCTTGTCACCCGACGTCCGCCGCCTGCAGACTAAATGGGAGACGATCAAGTTCGGCGTTCCCGAAGGCGACGAGCAAACCAAACAAATGAATGCGCTTGGCGAAGAAGCCGACGCAGTAGCCGCGCACTCTCCCGGGATACCGGAAGCGCTGATTTGGGACGGTATCATCACGAGCGAGCGCGCCTCGTTGGCAAGCACGTTTTATGCGCTCGGCTTTGCCAAGCGCGCCCGCGACATCCTCGAACAGGCCTACAATATGGATCCCGCGAGGATGGATGCCGGCGCGACGACCAGCCTCGGCGTTCTGTACTACCGCGTTCCCGGCTTTCCGATCGGATTTGGCGACAAGGCGAAAGCTCGGCAATTGCTCGAACAAGCCGTCAAGCTTGCGCCCAATGGGCTGGATGCCTGGTATTTCTATGGCGACTTCCTTTACACGCAAAATGAATATCCGAAGGCCATCGAAGTCTTTCAACATGCGCTCAAGATACCACAACATCCGGATCGTCCGCTCTGGGACAAAAACCGGCGGCTCGTGATCGAAGAACTGATAGCCAAGATCGAGGAAAAGAGGTGA
- a CDS encoding SDR family NAD(P)-dependent oxidoreductase, with protein MLRDQKCVLITGAGSGIGRALAVEAARRGMIVALCGRRETALEATGVLLGEGSEHLIIPADITNPQDRRRIVEIISDQWKALDVLVNNAGVVEGGAIEKFDDDAIARTFRTNVIAPIALTRDLMPSLLAARPSRVVNIGSVFGDIAYPLFSGYSASKFALRGFSNALRREWRQAGIGVTYAAPRATRTDASVAFDELIAHAKMSVDAPAEVARQIWKSVARGHDSIYAPAPERFYVLIQRIFPQIIDWALSRQAPSH; from the coding sequence ATGCTGCGTGACCAAAAATGCGTGCTGATAACCGGAGCAGGCTCCGGGATCGGGCGCGCTTTGGCGGTAGAGGCGGCACGACGCGGGATGATCGTTGCGCTATGTGGTCGGCGCGAGACCGCACTTGAGGCAACAGGCGTGCTGCTCGGCGAGGGGAGTGAGCATCTGATCATTCCGGCGGATATCACAAATCCGCAAGACCGCCGCCGGATCGTCGAGATTATCAGCGACCAATGGAAGGCCCTGGACGTGCTCGTCAACAACGCCGGCGTCGTCGAGGGCGGCGCCATCGAGAAATTCGACGATGACGCGATAGCCAGAACATTTCGCACCAATGTCATCGCGCCGATCGCGCTGACGCGCGATCTCATGCCGTCGCTGCTCGCGGCAAGACCATCGAGGGTGGTCAATATCGGTTCTGTTTTTGGCGACATCGCCTATCCGCTGTTCTCCGGCTATTCCGCCTCGAAATTCGCCTTGCGCGGATTTTCCAATGCGCTGCGCCGGGAATGGAGGCAAGCCGGTATCGGCGTCACCTATGCGGCGCCGCGGGCAACCCGGACCGATGCGTCCGTCGCCTTCGACGAACTCATCGCACATGCAAAGATGAGCGTCGACGCTCCCGCAGAGGTCGCCCGGCAAATATGGAAGTCGGTCGCACGCGGCCATGATTCCATCTACGCGCCGGCACCGGAACGTTTCTACGTCCTCATTCAACGCATCTTCCCGCAAATCATCGACTGGGCGCTCTCACGGCAAGCACCCTCCCATTAA